The DNA region TGATTTAGGCTCCTTCTCATCTGGAAAACAATTTATCTCTGAGGATGGTGAAACAACTTTTAATGACATGTTCGAATACCATTTTCAAACGCCTTTAAAGGCAAGAAGTTTTGAACTAACTGTAAAGGTAAAAGGAGAGCAGCAAACAAAGATGTACCAAATCCAATTTGAACTGAAAAAGGATATTCAGAAGAAAAAGACCATCACATTAAACAAAACTGTAAATATTGAAGAGCAAAAAATTACATTCTTGACTGCCGAAATTTACCCATTAAGAATAGCAGTACATGTAAAAATGGACCCTAAGAATACAAAGAAACTTCTTGATTTTGAAGACCTCCGTCTTGTTGATGAAAAGGGAGAAATCTGGAATAAAATCGCAAATGGAGTGACAGCAAGTAGGATTTCTGATGATGAAGTGATCATTTATTTGCAGAGCAATTATTTCCATGATCCAAAAGAATTGTATCTTGTGTTAAATAAGATTCAGGCCATCGATAAAGAAGATGCCTCAATCGTGATTGATACCCAAAATAAAAAAATTCTTAAGCAGCCTAAGGGGAATATAGTAAGTGATCTAATTGTTGAAGGGGAACATGTAGGTTTTGATATGCATATAATAGATGAATTTCATTACTTTCCGTTTGCTGCAGTGAAGGACAAGAATGGTAAGCAAATTGAGAGTCCTGAACAATCTACCGCTTCTCATGATGGGAATACAGAAGTAGGCCTGCGAATCCCGGGACTAACAGCTGAAATGAGTCCCATCTCTTTAGAGCTTTCCTTCTACCCTAGCTGGATTAAAGGAGAAGGAAAAATACGGATAAGGTAATAATGGACATAGTCTAAGGCCCATAAATAATTAAAGCTATTCTTCATAAAAATCACTGCCACACACCCTGAATGTGTGACAGTGATTTATTTAAATTTTCGCTGTAATTACTTGATAGCTCCCCTAGAAATTATTTCTATTTTTACAGATACATTGATATCGGATTTAGCAAATGCGTTTCCCCAATTGTCTTCTACCTTTTTATATTCCTTATAATGGTACGCTCGAGCATATAGGCCAAATCCGATAGGATCAATTTTATTTCTTTGGGTTTTTTTTATAAGGTTCTCAAATTGTTGTTGCAGTTCTTGTTCAATTCTCTTGATTAACTCTACCTCTTTCATCTTGTCCTTTGGAAATAAACGTTCGACGATATTAATGCTCATTTTAATCTTAATATCAAAAGAAAATTTATTCTGCCTGAATCCAGTTTTTACCTTCGTCTTCACTCGCCTGGCGGAAAAACTCAAATCATTTTTATGAAAGATGTCATCTTCATTTTCTATTTTAAAAACTGGAATAGTAAAGGTAACTTCGTGTTTCTTTTCATCTTTTAATATAAGAAGTA from Neobacillus sp. FSL H8-0543 includes:
- a CDS encoding DUF4179 domain-containing protein; translated protein: MFEKEEEKLTNHKNSYDNIDIPLKLLDDAIVAGFQKAKSEEKQKPRTKKWVLSLATAAILFIGFFTSVRLSPAFADYVTVIPGMEKLVELIRSDKGKLQAIQNDYYEEINVSQEKDGLTFTVDGVIADEDGLVLFYSLEAEEKQKELLIEEVHLEGLENEKLDLGSFSSGKQFISEDGETTFNDMFEYHFQTPLKARSFELTVKVKGEQQTKMYQIQFELKKDIQKKKTITLNKTVNIEEQKITFLTAEIYPLRIAVHVKMDPKNTKKLLDFEDLRLVDEKGEIWNKIANGVTASRISDDEVIIYLQSNYFHDPKELYLVLNKIQAIDKEDASIVIDTQNKKILKQPKGNIVSDLIVEGEHVGFDMHIIDEFHYFPFAAVKDKNGKQIESPEQSTASHDGNTEVGLRIPGLTAEMSPISLELSFYPSWIKGEGKIRIR